The nucleotide sequence AATTCGGCAACAGTTTTATCTGTATCTTCGCGCTCGATATCCGCTTTGATTTTATTGATCAAAAAACTGTCTATTATTGCCGGTGCAATACCAAACTTTACAAAACTGCCAACCCCTCTGGTTGAACGAATTGCATTAAAGTTTGCGGTGTCTTTGTCTAAATAAATGAACAAGTAATTAGGGAACAGCGGTTCAAGAGATACAGTTTTAACTTGATTGCGTTTTTTGAGCTTAGAGATTTTAGGCAGAAAGCAGTCATAACCTTGTTGACAAAGGTTATCAAAAGCACGTTGTTCTTCACGAGGTTTACTCGTTAAGACATACCAATTATGTGTTTCTGCAAAGGACATTTTCGTTCCATGATTATTATAAAACCTAAGCGCAAATTAAATCTTTTAATCTTAGCTTAAGGGTGAGCATCTAATTGCTCTAAAGGCAATTTCATGCTTACATTTTAACCGCTTTTAATCTCCGTAGAAGCGGCTAAAACAAGCCAACGATTATATAGAACTTTATTGTCTAATTCTAGAAAATTTGTAGCTTTTTGTAATTAAATTACATAATACGTTAGATGCTAAGGGGTGAACCAATGTACTAATTGTTGGATAAATTTGGGGTGAATTAAATAGCCAATTGAAGAGTGTGGATTAGATCGTTGATTTCTAACGGTTAAATTATAAACCGGTGTGATGTCTTTAATGTTTTCAATAAGATTTAAGTGAAGCATTTCTTGGTAATCGTTTTTCAGTTGTGAATCATGGCTTATATAATCATCTTCAGCGGCGATATTTACCCAGTGTTTTATGTTGTTTGGGTATTTGTATTTTCCGCTGTTGGCGCTGCCCTTTAGGTGTTGTTTTACATTTTCATCACTTAACGGTGAGCCTAAGGTTATTAAGGTATCAATCTTTTTGTGTTTAATACCGCTGTTGCGGTATTCACTGTAATGGCTTAGCTTCCATAAATTATCATAAGCAATAATGCTTCCTAGGCTATGGGCAACAAGCATGATGTTTTTATCTTGGCTTAATCGTTTGGTTAATACCTTGGTTAAACGATAACGTACGTCAGAGCCAAAGTAGCTATCGTTATACCAATAATGCTTCATATCCGGCGCTACCGCGCCAATTAAGTTATCGCCTGCGCCAAGGGCCGCAAGAATACCTGAAAACGTATCGGCAAGGGCTTCTTTAAAATGATTGGTTTTATTGATTTTGTTATAGGTAGTTTTATTAAACTGTTTGGGGCTGTAGTTTTTTAGCTGGTTAAGTGCGTCTTGCCTAGATTCGATGTCATCGGGGATGGTAAGCGAGTCGTCATGCTGTTTTAAGAACTGATTAGATAAATCACCGTAGTAAACAAAATCAATGGTAAGTTGGTTGAAGATATCAAGCGTTTCCTGACCATGATCACGTTTTATGCCATGGCGAATGGCATCAAGCCATAACGCTTTTAAGTCCTGTTCTTCGGGTTTAGTTGCCCTGCCGTGAATTAAGATCAGAGTTTTGTTCATGATGTTTTATTGTTTTTTTAGACTAATTTTAATTTTGGTTTTAGTTTTGGTCCCTTTGAATAAAAGTAGATTAGAAACAAGGTATTGTAAATTTATTG is from Thalassotalea crassostreae and encodes:
- the rfaH gene encoding transcription/translation regulatory transformer protein RfaH, producing the protein MSFAETHNWYVLTSKPREEQRAFDNLCQQGYDCFLPKISKLKKRNQVKTVSLEPLFPNYLFIYLDKDTANFNAIRSTRGVGSFVKFGIAPAIIDSFLINKIKADIEREDTDKTVAELENYTQGEKVEITTGPFKGLDGIYQNKDGLERSILLIKMLGQQNEIKIENQAIEKVAL